A genomic region of Porticoccaceae bacterium LTM1 contains the following coding sequences:
- a CDS encoding alpha-ketoacid dehydrogenase subunit beta encodes MAKMNMIQALNSAHDNLLAKDPSVIIYGEDVGYFGGVFRVTHGLQEKYGKQRVFDAPISEGGIVSTAIGMGVNGLRPVVEIQFADYIYPAYDQIVSELAKLRYRSNGMFTAPVTIRSPCGGGIRGGQTHSQSPEACFTHVPGLKVVMPSNPYDAKGLLVASIECDDPVIFLEPKRLYNGPFDGNPHQSAVSWGTHPKGEVPEDYYSLELGKAEVIRAGADVTIVTYGTMVHVVEAAVKKAGIDAEIIDIRTLVPLDIDTIAASVNKTGRCVVVNEATRTGSFAAEIMSQVQEECFWRLEAPIQRVSGWDTPYPHAMEWDYFPGQDRILEAINKTLDVK; translated from the coding sequence ATGGCAAAAATGAATATGATTCAGGCGCTGAACTCGGCGCACGACAACCTGCTCGCCAAAGATCCAAGTGTCATTATCTATGGTGAGGATGTCGGTTACTTTGGCGGCGTATTCCGCGTGACCCACGGCCTGCAGGAGAAGTACGGTAAGCAGCGCGTGTTTGACGCGCCGATCTCCGAAGGCGGTATTGTCTCCACTGCGATTGGTATGGGTGTAAACGGTTTGCGCCCGGTGGTGGAAATTCAGTTTGCCGATTATATCTACCCGGCTTACGACCAGATTGTTTCCGAATTAGCCAAGCTACGCTACCGCAGTAATGGCATGTTCACTGCGCCGGTGACCATTCGCTCTCCTTGTGGTGGCGGGATTCGCGGTGGCCAGACTCACTCGCAAAGTCCAGAGGCCTGCTTCACTCATGTGCCGGGCTTGAAAGTGGTGATGCCTTCCAATCCTTACGATGCCAAAGGATTGCTGGTTGCCTCTATTGAGTGTGATGATCCGGTGATTTTCCTGGAGCCGAAGCGCCTTTACAACGGCCCATTCGACGGCAATCCACACCAGTCAGCTGTGAGCTGGGGTACACACCCGAAAGGTGAGGTGCCGGAAGATTACTACTCCCTGGAGCTGGGTAAGGCCGAAGTGATCCGTGCCGGAGCCGATGTCACTATCGTTACCTACGGCACCATGGTGCATGTGGTAGAGGCCGCGGTTAAGAAAGCTGGCATTGATGCCGAGATTATCGATATTCGCACACTGGTGCCGCTGGACATCGACACTATCGCCGCCTCGGTCAACAAGACCGGTCGTTGTGTAGTGGTGAACGAAGCAACCCGTACTGGCAGTTTTGCCGCGGAAATCATGTCACAGGTTCAGGAAGAGTGCTTCTGGCGTCTGGAGGCACCAATCCAGCGTGTATCCGGTTGGGACACCCCCTATCCACACGCCATGGAGTGGGACTACTTCCCGGGCCAGGATCGTATTCTGGAAGCAATCAATAAGACGCTCGACGTCAAATAA
- the cysZ gene encoding sulfate transporter CysZ, with amino-acid sequence MITNTLSGPGYLLKGFELLKNRRVRPFVIAPILINILLFIGLTMAAINGFQDVMAWVTAKVDALPAWLHWVGSLLWVLWLIFAALVLLVYAYTFTLISNLIGSPFYGLLAERVEEVLRGNSNEEPMTTQRAMRIAVSAIKREFIKLGYFLPRSIGIGVLILVLIWVPGINLLSFLAPVITFLWGGWNMTLQYLDYPADNNEVSFSTLLQQAKQQRQQALGFGGLVLGAMAVPILNLFVGPAAVAGGTAMWLDKYRSEALPAEA; translated from the coding sequence ATGATAACTAACACCCTCTCCGGCCCCGGTTACTTACTGAAAGGCTTTGAATTACTAAAAAACCGCAGAGTTCGGCCATTCGTAATCGCACCGATACTGATCAATATTCTGCTTTTTATCGGTCTTACCATGGCGGCGATTAACGGGTTTCAGGACGTTATGGCCTGGGTTACCGCCAAGGTTGATGCGCTACCTGCCTGGTTACATTGGGTAGGATCCCTGCTGTGGGTTCTCTGGCTGATTTTTGCCGCCCTGGTTCTGCTGGTTTATGCCTACACCTTCACCCTGATTAGTAACCTGATTGGCTCCCCTTTTTATGGCCTGTTAGCCGAAAGGGTCGAGGAAGTTTTGAGAGGCAACAGCAATGAAGAGCCGATGACTACACAACGGGCCATGAGAATCGCCGTCAGTGCCATCAAGCGCGAGTTCATTAAACTGGGTTACTTTCTGCCGAGAAGCATCGGTATCGGGGTATTGATCCTGGTATTAATCTGGGTGCCGGGAATCAATCTGCTGTCATTTCTGGCCCCGGTAATTACCTTTTTGTGGGGCGGTTGGAATATGACATTGCAGTATCTGGATTACCCAGCGGATAACAACGAGGTAAGTTTCAGCACCCTATTGCAGCAAGCCAAGCAGCAACGCCAGCAGGCGCTGGGTTTTGGCGGCCTGGTACTTGGAGCAATGGCGGTGCCAATTCTCAACCTGTTTGTAGGTCCCGCTGCAGTGGCCGGTGGCACCGCGATGTGGCTGGATAAGTATCGGTCGGAGGCATTGCCTGCGGAGGCCTAG
- a CDS encoding thiamine pyrophosphate-dependent enzyme, translated as MSHSAENKLHVPDAMFRPGDKPDFSHLDVGTAGAVKRPAVDTNPAEMRDLAYSLIRVMDDNGEAKGEWRPKIDADELRKGLRIMLLTRKYDERMFRMQRQAKMSFYLKCTGEEAVAVAATMALDDKDMLFPTYRQQGAFLTRGADLFSEMMCQVMNNELDPMQGKQLPIKYSSAEKGFFSISGPLTTHYPQAVGWAMASAYKGEDHIALAWTGDGSTAEGDFHYALQFAATYRAPCILNIVNNQWAISSPQTIAGGENTTFAARGIGYGLPALRVDGNDFLAVYAATQWAAERARAGLGATVIELYTYRVEGHSTSDDPTGYRPKDEPLHWPLGDPIERLKDHLISIGEWTQEQHEELATELETYVTECWRKVDAMGNINDPEMAHTHTAALFEQVYKEMPPHLRKQRQMLGV; from the coding sequence ATGAGTCATAGCGCTGAGAACAAGTTGCACGTGCCGGACGCAATGTTTCGTCCCGGTGACAAACCTGATTTTTCCCATCTGGATGTAGGTACCGCTGGTGCCGTAAAGCGTCCTGCGGTTGATACCAATCCTGCCGAGATGCGCGATCTGGCTTACAGCCTGATCCGCGTTATGGACGACAATGGTGAGGCCAAAGGTGAGTGGCGTCCGAAGATAGATGCCGATGAGTTGCGCAAGGGTTTGCGCATCATGTTGCTGACCCGCAAATACGACGAGCGCATGTTCCGAATGCAGCGTCAGGCAAAAATGTCCTTCTATTTGAAATGTACTGGCGAAGAGGCTGTGGCTGTCGCAGCTACCATGGCGCTGGATGACAAGGATATGCTGTTCCCGACTTACCGTCAGCAGGGCGCTTTTCTGACTCGCGGAGCCGACCTGTTCAGCGAGATGATGTGCCAGGTGATGAACAATGAGCTTGACCCGATGCAGGGCAAGCAGCTGCCGATCAAATACTCGTCGGCGGAAAAAGGCTTTTTCTCAATCTCTGGTCCACTGACTACACATTATCCACAAGCCGTTGGCTGGGCGATGGCTTCGGCCTATAAAGGTGAAGATCATATTGCCCTGGCTTGGACAGGGGATGGCTCCACCGCCGAGGGCGACTTCCATTATGCCTTGCAGTTTGCCGCTACCTACCGCGCACCTTGTATCCTGAATATCGTTAACAACCAGTGGGCGATCTCTTCGCCGCAAACCATTGCTGGTGGTGAGAACACCACTTTTGCTGCGCGCGGTATCGGTTACGGATTGCCGGCGTTGCGGGTTGATGGCAATGACTTCCTGGCAGTTTACGCTGCTACCCAGTGGGCCGCCGAACGCGCCCGCGCCGGGTTGGGTGCCACTGTAATTGAACTGTATACCTACCGTGTGGAAGGTCACTCTACAAGTGATGATCCCACCGGTTACCGTCCCAAAGATGAGCCGTTACATTGGCCGCTGGGCGACCCCATTGAGCGCCTCAAGGATCACCTGATCAGTATTGGTGAATGGACCCAGGAGCAGCACGAAGAACTGGCTACCGAACTGGAGACCTACGTGACCGAATGCTGGCGCAAGGTTGACGCCATGGGCAACATCAACGACCCCGAGATGGCGCATACGCACACAGCTGCCCTGTTCGAGCAGGTTTATAAAGAGATGCCGCCACATCTTCGCAAACAACGTCAGATGCTGGGGGTGTAG
- a CDS encoding redoxin domain-containing protein, with protein MKVLSTFFASIVFASMNVLADSSTIAESSTGTSALTKGTTIPAVSMTSVNGDQVDLSNFSKTPTIAIFYRGGWCPYCNRHLSAIQGIKDELREMGYQIVAISPDKVDELKRTSEGQQLDYQLLSDSKGDAARAFGIAFDAAKEYKPKYGERVVGMLENASGETHHQLPVPSVFILKNGKVEYSYSNPDYTVRLSADELLEAAKANR; from the coding sequence ATGAAGGTTCTCAGCACATTTTTTGCTTCAATTGTTTTTGCCAGTATGAATGTCCTGGCAGACTCATCCACTATTGCCGAATCCTCCACCGGCACCAGCGCCCTTACCAAAGGCACCACCATTCCTGCGGTATCGATGACAAGTGTCAATGGTGACCAAGTAGACCTCAGCAACTTCAGTAAAACACCAACCATAGCCATTTTTTATCGAGGTGGCTGGTGCCCGTACTGCAATCGCCATCTCAGTGCTATCCAGGGCATCAAAGATGAGCTGAGAGAAATGGGTTACCAGATTGTTGCTATCAGCCCGGACAAGGTGGATGAACTAAAGAGAACCAGTGAAGGTCAACAACTGGATTACCAATTGCTGTCCGACAGCAAAGGCGACGCTGCTCGCGCTTTTGGTATCGCCTTTGATGCGGCCAAGGAATACAAACCCAAATACGGCGAACGCGTAGTGGGTATGCTGGAGAATGCCTCCGGAGAAACACACCACCAGCTGCCAGTGCCGTCGGTATTTATTCTGAAAAACGGAAAGGTTGAATACAGTTATTCCAACCCGGATTACACCGTGCGCCTGTCGGCAGATGAGTTACTGGAAGCGGCCAAAGCCAATCGATAA
- a CDS encoding 2-oxo acid dehydrogenase subunit E2, whose amino-acid sequence MGHYVFKLPDLGEGTVESEIAEWYVKPGDRVEQDQHIADVMTDKANVELTAPVAGVVVSLAGEAGDIIAVGSELIRFDVDGDGNAAASEVAPAPATELKVEEKPEQAPQPVEQKSEPAAPVAGGRFVFKLPDLGEGTVESEIAEWHVAVGDVVEQDQVIADVMTDKATVELSAPVAGTVVSLAGAAGDVIAVGAELIVFAVDGAGNAPSVEASSPVVAANPAPAAAQAPVQQTTAPAPQVAAPVVASGEVLTSPAVRRRALDANIDLADVQGTGPAGRIQHEDLDNFIAAGGKLAVAAKASGKAKKTGTTEIPVRGLRRMIAQKMQQSKRQIPHFTYVEEIDVTELEALRQHMNATRTADQPKLTLLAYIMQAVSKVMGEFPQFNATFDDTNNVITRYEGVHMGIAAQTDDGLKVPVVKHAEALDVWGLANEMKRVSDAAKNNTATKDELTGGSITITSLGPLGGLVHTPVINYPEVAIIGTNNMVERPVVRDGQIVVRKMMNLSSSFDHRVIDGYDAAQMIQRVKQLLEHPATLFI is encoded by the coding sequence GTGGGTCACTATGTATTTAAGTTGCCGGATCTTGGGGAAGGCACCGTTGAATCAGAAATTGCCGAGTGGTACGTAAAGCCCGGTGATCGAGTAGAGCAGGACCAGCACATCGCCGATGTGATGACCGACAAGGCCAATGTGGAATTGACGGCACCGGTTGCCGGTGTGGTGGTATCCCTGGCTGGTGAGGCGGGCGATATCATTGCAGTTGGTTCCGAGCTGATTCGTTTTGACGTGGATGGCGATGGTAATGCCGCTGCCTCCGAGGTTGCTCCTGCACCTGCGACAGAGCTAAAGGTTGAAGAAAAACCTGAACAAGCGCCCCAGCCAGTCGAGCAAAAGTCCGAGCCTGCCGCGCCCGTAGCTGGCGGTCGCTTTGTCTTCAAGCTGCCGGATCTGGGTGAAGGCACGGTCGAATCCGAAATTGCCGAATGGCATGTTGCGGTTGGCGATGTGGTTGAGCAGGATCAGGTAATTGCCGATGTAATGACCGATAAGGCTACCGTTGAGCTGTCTGCACCGGTAGCGGGTACTGTGGTATCTCTCGCCGGTGCTGCCGGAGATGTGATCGCTGTTGGTGCTGAGTTGATTGTGTTTGCTGTCGATGGCGCCGGCAATGCGCCGTCTGTGGAGGCGTCGTCGCCGGTGGTTGCTGCCAATCCGGCACCTGCCGCTGCACAGGCTCCTGTCCAACAAACTACCGCACCGGCACCGCAAGTGGCAGCTCCGGTGGTTGCGTCCGGAGAAGTGCTCACTTCTCCAGCAGTACGTCGCCGCGCACTGGATGCCAATATCGACCTGGCCGATGTACAGGGTACCGGCCCGGCCGGTCGCATTCAGCACGAAGACCTGGATAACTTTATTGCTGCTGGCGGCAAGCTGGCAGTTGCCGCCAAAGCCTCTGGAAAAGCCAAAAAGACTGGAACCACGGAAATTCCGGTGCGCGGTCTGCGCCGCATGATTGCCCAGAAAATGCAGCAGTCCAAGCGTCAGATTCCTCACTTCACCTATGTGGAGGAGATCGACGTTACTGAATTGGAAGCGCTGCGTCAGCACATGAATGCTACGCGCACCGCAGACCAGCCCAAGCTGACCCTGCTGGCCTACATCATGCAGGCTGTATCCAAGGTTATGGGTGAATTCCCGCAGTTCAATGCCACCTTTGATGACACCAACAACGTGATCACCCGCTACGAGGGCGTTCACATGGGTATTGCTGCCCAGACCGATGACGGCCTGAAAGTACCGGTGGTCAAGCACGCTGAAGCACTTGATGTGTGGGGGCTGGCCAACGAGATGAAGCGCGTTTCCGATGCTGCCAAAAACAACACCGCGACCAAGGACGAGCTGACCGGTGGTTCCATTACCATCACCAGCCTTGGCCCGCTGGGCGGACTGGTGCATACCCCGGTAATCAACTACCCGGAAGTGGCCATTATCGGCACCAACAACATGGTTGAGCGTCCCGTTGTTCGCGACGGACAGATTGTAGTACGCAAGATGATGAACCTGTCCTCGTCTTTCGACCATCGCGTGATCGACGGCTACGATGCGGCGCAGATGATTCAGCGCGTTAAGCAGCTTCTGGAGCACCCAGCGACCCTGTTTATTTAA
- the lpdA gene encoding dihydrolipoyl dehydrogenase: MKKQCKVLVIGAGPGGYVAAIRAGQLGLDTVIVEAANPGGTCLNVGCIPSKAMIHAATRFEEMSKHFDGAHMGISIASKPELDMAGVVEWKDGIVKKLTTGIGQLLKKAKVERVQGWATFRDGKTCDVETADGVQTITAEHVILANGSVSTELPFMPFGGNVISSTEALQLTEVPENLVVVGAGYIGLEMGMAMRKLGANVTFVEALDRILPIYDKEMTRPIEMWLKKHKVDVHLKAKAKGTVEKDGKTYLQYTDADGNEQELLADKVLVTVGRRPNTKGWGLENMCVDMNGPFVKVDNQCRTSMKNVWAIGDLVGEPLLAHKASAQGELVAEIIAGQRRVFDPVAIPAVCFTEPEICGVGLTPDEAKAEGIDVITGKFPFAASGRALAMDAGSDGGFVRITARKDNHVIVGIHAVGAHVSELSGEFALALEMGARLEDIAGTIHVHPTLTEGTFEAALATLGHAIHI; the protein is encoded by the coding sequence ATGAAAAAACAATGCAAAGTCCTGGTAATCGGTGCTGGCCCAGGCGGCTACGTGGCCGCAATTCGTGCCGGTCAGTTGGGCCTGGATACAGTGATTGTGGAAGCTGCCAACCCCGGTGGTACCTGTCTGAATGTGGGCTGTATTCCATCCAAGGCAATGATTCACGCGGCTACCCGTTTTGAAGAAATGAGCAAGCATTTTGACGGCGCTCATATGGGTATCAGCATCGCCAGCAAGCCGGAACTGGATATGGCTGGTGTGGTGGAGTGGAAAGACGGTATCGTCAAAAAGCTCACCACAGGTATTGGTCAGTTACTGAAAAAAGCCAAGGTCGAACGTGTGCAAGGTTGGGCCACGTTTCGCGATGGTAAAACATGCGATGTCGAGACTGCTGATGGCGTTCAGACTATCACTGCCGAACACGTGATTCTGGCTAATGGCTCTGTCTCCACCGAACTGCCGTTTATGCCGTTTGGCGGCAATGTTATCTCCTCAACCGAGGCTCTGCAGCTGACCGAAGTGCCGGAGAATCTGGTGGTGGTGGGTGCCGGCTATATCGGTTTGGAAATGGGCATGGCGATGCGCAAACTGGGTGCCAATGTCACCTTCGTAGAAGCGCTGGATCGCATTTTGCCGATCTACGACAAAGAGATGACTCGCCCAATCGAAATGTGGTTGAAAAAGCACAAGGTCGATGTACACCTGAAAGCTAAAGCCAAGGGGACTGTCGAGAAAGATGGCAAAACCTACCTGCAGTACACCGATGCCGACGGCAACGAGCAGGAACTGCTGGCAGACAAGGTGCTGGTCACCGTCGGTCGCCGCCCGAATACCAAGGGCTGGGGACTGGAAAATATGTGTGTCGACATGAACGGCCCGTTTGTGAAAGTCGACAATCAGTGCCGCACTTCCATGAAAAATGTCTGGGCTATTGGTGACTTGGTAGGTGAGCCACTACTGGCGCACAAGGCCTCGGCGCAGGGTGAGTTGGTGGCGGAGATTATTGCCGGCCAGCGCCGCGTGTTTGATCCGGTGGCTATTCCTGCGGTGTGCTTTACCGAGCCGGAAATCTGTGGCGTGGGCTTGACCCCGGATGAAGCTAAAGCCGAAGGTATCGATGTTATTACCGGTAAATTCCCGTTTGCGGCCAGCGGTCGCGCTTTGGCAATGGATGCGGGCTCTGACGGTGGCTTTGTGCGAATAACTGCGCGCAAGGATAACCATGTTATTGTCGGTATTCATGCGGTCGGTGCACATGTTTCCGAGCTGTCTGGTGAATTTGCCCTGGCATTGGAAATGGGAGCACGCCTGGAAGATATTGCAGGTACTATCCACGTTCACCCAACCCTCACCGAAGGCACATTTGAAGCGGCTCTGGCTACTTTGGGGCATGCGATTCATATTTGA
- a CDS encoding ABC transporter permease codes for MILHGICTAWRNLLKQPAPTLINILTLAIGLTAATTAIIFLYYHLGFEKQYTDSEQIYGLISSTPTSTGEPAESSRSIYLYNRQILDRYPDKPSTTYGSNIFQNSMDDQSDIYVGKKKVNRETYLKADESFWNIFDIPFIAGNPDTALSEPNTLVMTESAAKRFIDDQEPLDKTIDLNNTPMTVVGVIPDFSSQTILNPDFAKNTALGMGSPGKFSGLIISSNSKIESIGQRTSPTETWGETEFVTSFLKVANTSEVNRINHDLNKLIESDNLRHPELYNRYAQAPPKRNFFLAPLQGLHLRDKGQSSTAINFNSWKFLVILLSAVSVILFVACLNSTLISTTLYQRRTTEISIRKVMGANQSTITRQFFSDSLLTTLLATTFSAIFISFSIPWINTTMITDLDHSCILTPEFIGSILALVTIISIVTTWYPAKILGNTSPSAALENQSGSTQGNKLLNTLTITQFVLSTTLFSVFIVTLLQVKHISNLDIGLNFENMLSFTVSSNPQSFTKQDIIREKISQHPHIRSISSGDAISGRVYTPESIKIPGFKNITNINSIHFSHIDPNILDHYQIELLAGNDFSDKIKSMNQKERLKLFADSNYKIEVLLTKRGLKKLGLKHPSQAIDAEIIDKSGQNFIVIGVVNAFPEITVNNHFNSTDVLFPRGGYINMFSVRFNPEKSGIARSHIHSVYKEVLGNEPKIEFADPKPLALRNLTKQLSEPMNQLAPLGIAALIISLLGLYAISLLNAQRRTAEIGIRKVLGASIKKLGGLMVFESCKPLLISLIIGLPAGYLISKHFLQGFAAQAPIALVVFVLTPIIVMLIAILVTLNHALHTAKCDPANVLRSQ; via the coding sequence ATGATACTTCACGGCATTTGCACAGCTTGGCGAAACCTTCTCAAACAACCAGCTCCAACCCTAATCAATATTTTAACACTTGCTATAGGCCTTACAGCAGCGACTACGGCAATTATTTTCCTTTATTATCATTTGGGTTTTGAGAAGCAATATACTGACTCAGAGCAAATATATGGGTTAATTTCGTCCACCCCCACATCAACGGGGGAGCCGGCCGAATCCAGTAGAAGCATCTACCTATACAACAGACAAATTCTTGACAGATATCCGGATAAGCCATCTACAACATATGGATCCAATATCTTCCAAAATTCCATGGACGACCAATCAGACATTTATGTTGGAAAGAAAAAAGTCAATCGCGAAACCTACCTAAAAGCGGATGAATCATTCTGGAATATATTCGATATCCCTTTCATTGCCGGAAACCCTGACACCGCTCTATCCGAGCCAAACACATTGGTAATGACTGAATCGGCCGCCAAACGATTTATCGACGATCAGGAACCGCTTGATAAAACCATAGACCTGAATAACACCCCAATGACGGTAGTTGGAGTCATTCCGGATTTCTCAAGTCAAACCATCCTGAATCCGGACTTTGCCAAAAATACTGCACTTGGCATGGGGAGCCCCGGGAAATTTAGTGGACTTATCATTTCCTCCAACAGCAAAATCGAAAGTATTGGTCAAAGAACCTCTCCGACTGAAACCTGGGGAGAAACGGAATTTGTCACCTCATTCCTGAAAGTCGCAAATACCTCAGAAGTAAATCGCATTAATCATGATCTAAATAAGCTTATAGAAAGTGACAACCTTCGACATCCTGAACTCTACAATAGATATGCCCAAGCCCCACCCAAACGCAACTTCTTTCTGGCACCACTTCAAGGCCTTCACCTTCGAGATAAAGGGCAGTCAAGCACAGCCATTAACTTCAACAGCTGGAAATTTTTAGTCATTTTGCTTTCAGCTGTATCAGTTATTTTATTTGTTGCCTGCCTGAACTCCACCCTGATCAGCACCACCCTTTATCAACGTAGAACTACTGAGATCAGTATTCGAAAAGTAATGGGCGCCAATCAATCAACAATTACTCGCCAGTTTTTTTCTGACTCCTTACTTACAACCTTACTAGCCACAACTTTTAGCGCAATCTTTATAAGCTTTAGCATACCTTGGATTAATACAACAATGATCACCGATCTTGATCATTCCTGCATTCTAACTCCAGAATTTATTGGTAGCATCCTCGCATTAGTGACCATCATCAGTATTGTTACCACTTGGTATCCAGCAAAAATTCTCGGAAACACCAGCCCATCAGCAGCTCTTGAGAATCAATCTGGCTCCACGCAAGGCAATAAACTACTAAACACCCTAACAATTACTCAATTTGTATTATCAACTACTCTATTTTCCGTATTTATCGTAACCCTGCTTCAGGTAAAGCATATTTCCAACCTGGACATTGGACTAAATTTTGAAAACATGCTGTCATTTACAGTATCATCCAATCCGCAATCATTCACAAAACAAGACATTATCAGAGAAAAAATCTCCCAGCATCCACACATACGATCAATATCTTCTGGCGATGCAATATCAGGAAGGGTATACACACCAGAATCAATAAAAATCCCTGGATTCAAAAACATAACCAATATCAATTCAATACACTTTAGTCACATAGACCCTAATATATTAGATCATTACCAAATTGAGCTACTGGCAGGTAACGATTTTTCTGACAAAATCAAATCCATGAATCAGAAAGAGCGCCTCAAATTATTTGCAGACTCAAACTATAAAATTGAAGTATTACTTACAAAACGGGGCTTAAAGAAACTTGGCCTCAAACATCCGAGCCAAGCAATAGATGCTGAAATTATTGACAAATCCGGCCAGAACTTCATTGTCATTGGAGTAGTTAACGCGTTCCCGGAAATAACTGTGAACAATCACTTCAACAGCACCGACGTTCTTTTTCCTCGTGGGGGCTACATAAACATGTTCTCTGTTCGCTTCAATCCTGAAAAATCCGGAATAGCTAGAAGTCATATCCATTCGGTTTATAAAGAGGTCCTGGGCAATGAACCAAAAATTGAATTTGCAGACCCTAAGCCGTTAGCACTAAGAAACCTCACCAAACAGCTATCTGAACCAATGAATCAACTCGCCCCTCTGGGCATAGCCGCTTTAATAATTTCACTCCTGGGCCTATATGCCATTAGCCTGCTCAATGCCCAGCGACGCACCGCTGAAATTGGTATCCGCAAAGTTCTTGGTGCATCCATTAAGAAACTGGGAGGGCTGATGGTTTTTGAAAGCTGTAAACCCCTGCTGATCTCTTTGATTATCGGGCTACCGGCAGGCTATTTAATCAGCAAGCACTTCTTGCAGGGTTTTGCAGCACAAGCACCTATTGCTTTAGTGGTGTTTGTACTAACGCCAATAATTGTGATGCTAATTGCAATTCTCGTAACACTTAACCATGCATTGCATACCGCCAAATGTGATCCGGCAAATGTACTGCGAAGCCAGTAA